From Chryseobacterium joostei, the proteins below share one genomic window:
- the aspS gene encoding aspartate--tRNA ligase — protein sequence MFRSHTNGELSLKNLNEEVTLSGWVQTIRDKGFMIWVDLRDRYGITQLVLDQDRSSAQLMEEAKKLGREFVIQATGKVIERVSKNPNIPTGEIEILVEKLTILNDSQLPPFTIEDETDGGEELRMKYRYLDIRRNPVKDKLIFRHKMAQKVRNYLSDEGFIEVETPVLIKSTPEGARDFVVPSRMNPGQFYALPQSPQTFKQLLMVGGMDKYFQIVKCFRDEDLRADRQPEFTQIDCEMAFVEQEDVMNVFEGMTKTLIKDITGQEFGDFPRMTFADAMRKYGNDKPDIRFGMEFVELNELVKGKDFKIFDEAELVVGINVEGCAEYTRKQIDELVDWVKRPQVGASGMVWAKFQNDGVKTSSVNKFYNEEDLSKIIEKFGAKEGDLMLILSGNENKVRAQLSALRMELGNRLGLRKGNVFAPLWVVDFPLLEWDEDTERYHAMHHPFTSPKPEDIHLLETDPGKARANAYDMVLNGNEIGGGSIRIFDRDLQSKMFDLLGFTKEEAEAQFGFLMNAFKYGAPPHGGLAFGFDRLVAILDGNEVIRDYIAFPKNNSGRDVMIDAPASIADAQLDELELKLNLKA from the coding sequence ATGTTTCGATCGCACACAAACGGAGAACTATCTCTGAAAAATCTGAATGAAGAAGTTACACTATCAGGATGGGTACAGACTATCCGTGATAAAGGATTTATGATTTGGGTAGATCTTCGAGATCGTTACGGAATTACCCAATTGGTTCTTGACCAGGACCGTTCTTCGGCTCAATTGATGGAAGAAGCTAAAAAATTGGGGCGTGAATTTGTAATTCAGGCTACCGGAAAAGTCATTGAAAGAGTAAGTAAAAACCCTAATATTCCAACAGGAGAAATTGAAATTTTAGTTGAGAAACTAACAATTCTTAACGATTCGCAGCTTCCTCCATTTACCATTGAAGATGAAACTGACGGTGGTGAGGAATTAAGAATGAAATACCGTTACCTGGATATCAGAAGAAATCCGGTAAAAGATAAATTGATTTTCCGTCACAAAATGGCTCAGAAAGTAAGAAATTATTTATCTGATGAAGGTTTCATTGAAGTAGAAACTCCTGTTTTAATCAAGTCTACTCCAGAAGGAGCAAGAGACTTTGTTGTGCCAAGCAGAATGAATCCGGGACAGTTTTATGCTTTACCACAGTCTCCACAAACTTTCAAGCAGCTTTTGATGGTAGGTGGAATGGATAAGTATTTCCAGATTGTAAAGTGTTTCCGTGATGAGGACTTAAGAGCAGACAGACAGCCGGAGTTTACACAAATCGACTGCGAAATGGCTTTTGTAGAGCAGGAAGATGTAATGAATGTTTTCGAGGGAATGACTAAAACTCTTATCAAAGATATCACAGGTCAGGAATTCGGAGATTTCCCAAGAATGACTTTCGCGGATGCGATGAGAAAATATGGAAATGACAAGCCGGATATCCGTTTCGGGATGGAGTTTGTAGAGCTTAATGAACTTGTAAAAGGAAAAGACTTTAAAATATTTGATGAAGCAGAACTGGTTGTAGGAATCAATGTAGAAGGATGTGCAGAATATACAAGAAAGCAGATTGATGAGCTTGTAGACTGGGTAAAACGTCCTCAGGTTGGAGCTTCAGGAATGGTTTGGGCAAAATTCCAGAATGATGGAGTAAAAACCTCATCTGTTAACAAGTTCTATAATGAAGAAGACCTTTCTAAGATCATTGAGAAATTTGGAGCAAAAGAAGGTGACTTAATGTTGATTCTTTCAGGAAACGAAAATAAGGTAAGAGCCCAGCTTTCTGCATTGAGAATGGAGCTTGGAAACCGTTTGGGATTAAGAAAAGGAAATGTGTTTGCCCCACTTTGGGTAGTTGATTTCCCTCTATTGGAATGGGATGAAGATACTGAAAGATACCACGCAATGCACCACCCTTTCACTTCTCCAAAACCGGAAGATATTCACTTATTGGAAACAGATCCCGGTAAAGCAAGAGCGAACGCTTATGATATGGTACTGAACGGAAACGAAATTGGAGGTGGATCTATAAGAATTTTTGACAGAGACCTACAGTCTAAAATGTTTGATTTATTAGGATTCACAAAAGAAGAAGCTGAGGCTCAGTTTGGATTCCTAATGAATGCATTTAAGTACGGAGCACCGCCACATGGTGGTTTGGCATTCGGTTTTGACCGTTTAGTGGCGATCCTTGATGGAAATGAAGTGATCAGAGATTATATTGCATTCCCTAAGAATAACTCAGGTCGTGATGTAATGATCGACGCGCCGGCTTCTATCGCTGATGCACAGCTCGATGAACTTGAACTGAAATTGAATTTAAAAGCATAA
- a CDS encoding ankyrin repeat domain-containing protein → MKKIISTIFLFGVLASANMLSAQRMTQDKMKSIHSDDIATFKKQFTPGDYNKCFLVGNEYFSPLGFSALSGKNIIIAFLLDNKVNVNKKCQNQTPLELAELGKNPETIKLITARGGNRD, encoded by the coding sequence ATGAAAAAAATAATCTCTACAATTTTTCTATTTGGAGTTTTAGCATCTGCCAATATGCTGTCAGCTCAGAGAATGACTCAGGATAAAATGAAATCCATCCATTCTGATGATATTGCAACATTTAAAAAGCAGTTTACACCGGGGGATTATAATAAGTGTTTCTTGGTAGGAAACGAATATTTCTCTCCACTTGGCTTCAGTGCCTTATCTGGGAAAAACATCATTATAGCTTTTCTATTAGATAATAAAGTAAATGTTAATAAAAAATGCCAAAACCAAACACCACTTGAATTGGCAGAGTTAGGAAAAAATCCTGAGACTATAAAATTAATAACTGCCAGAGGTGGTAACAGAGATTAA
- a CDS encoding MATE family efflux transporter translates to MTKYIDFLKKAFSGEETDFTKVNIRSAVLLLAIPMMLEMAMESVFALVDLYFVGHLKESGFAIQTVGLTESVLSIMYSIAIGMSMAATALVARRIGEKNPEQASRSAAQVLMVSFAVTFVLSLFGVIYAEEILILMGSKPEAAAYGKDFTRIMMGSSTIIMLLFLINGIFRGAGNAMIAMKSLWIANIANIILCPVLIKGLGPIPALGLTGAALATTIGRSIGVIYQLYHLLVADTQIRIKLDYFKPKYDLIGSIIKIATPGIFQFVIASCSWIFLAELVATTGGENASAGYQTALRLMMFFILPAWGLSNAASTLVGQNMGANEMLRAEQSVMKTVKYNVVFMLVVSLIFIFFGNILVSFFTKELEIKDFAKNALHIMSVGFVFYGVGMVMINAFNGAGDTWTPTWVNLFGFWLFQIPLAYFLSKYMEMGPKGVFISIPAAETVITIVAFILFKRGKWKTVKV, encoded by the coding sequence ATGACAAAATATATTGACTTTTTGAAAAAAGCCTTTAGTGGAGAAGAAACCGATTTTACAAAGGTTAATATTAGAAGCGCCGTTCTTCTCTTAGCGATCCCGATGATGCTGGAAATGGCTATGGAATCAGTATTTGCCTTGGTTGATCTCTACTTTGTAGGACACTTGAAAGAGAGTGGTTTTGCTATTCAGACGGTGGGACTTACAGAATCTGTACTTTCCATTATGTATTCCATTGCTATTGGGATGAGTATGGCTGCAACTGCTTTGGTGGCAAGGAGAATTGGTGAGAAAAATCCGGAACAGGCATCCAGAAGTGCAGCACAGGTTTTGATGGTGTCATTTGCTGTAACTTTTGTTTTAAGTTTATTCGGGGTGATCTATGCCGAGGAAATCCTGATTCTTATGGGATCGAAGCCTGAAGCTGCAGCCTATGGAAAAGACTTTACAAGGATTATGATGGGTAGCAGTACAATTATAATGCTTTTATTTCTCATCAATGGTATTTTTAGAGGGGCAGGAAATGCGATGATTGCCATGAAAAGTTTATGGATCGCCAATATTGCGAATATTATCCTTTGTCCTGTTTTGATAAAAGGATTGGGGCCTATTCCTGCTTTGGGACTTACGGGTGCAGCATTGGCAACAACAATAGGGAGAAGCATAGGGGTAATTTATCAACTGTACCATCTTTTAGTGGCAGATACCCAGATTCGTATTAAGCTGGATTATTTTAAACCCAAGTATGATTTGATTGGATCTATCATAAAAATTGCAACTCCCGGAATTTTTCAGTTTGTGATTGCTTCATGCAGCTGGATTTTTCTTGCTGAACTTGTGGCAACTACAGGAGGGGAAAATGCCTCTGCGGGTTATCAGACTGCATTAAGATTAATGATGTTCTTTATACTTCCTGCATGGGGATTAAGTAATGCTGCTTCTACATTAGTAGGACAGAATATGGGGGCCAATGAAATGCTAAGGGCAGAACAATCTGTGATGAAGACCGTAAAGTATAATGTGGTTTTCATGCTGGTTGTAAGTTTGATATTTATTTTTTTTGGGAATATTTTAGTTAGCTTTTTTACTAAAGAATTAGAGATTAAGGACTTTGCTAAGAATGCGCTTCATATTATGAGTGTTGGTTTTGTTTTTTATGGAGTTGGAATGGTGATGATCAATGCCTTCAATGGTGCAGGGGATACCTGGACGCCAACGTGGGTCAATCTTTTTGGGTTTTGGCTGTTTCAGATTCCCTTGGCTTATTTTCTTTCAAAATATATGGAAATGGGGCCAAAAGGAGTTTTTATTTCAATTCCGGCAGCAGAGACTGTGATTACCATCGTAGCTTTTATTTTATTTAAAAGAGGAAAGTGGAAAACAGTAAAGGTCTAA
- a CDS encoding 30S ribosomal protein THX: MGKGDKKSRRGKINSGSYGKRRPKKTSKSVVAVEEKSKK, from the coding sequence ATGGGAAAAGGAGACAAAAAATCTAGAAGAGGTAAGATTAATTCCGGAAGTTATGGAAAAAGAAGACCTAAAAAGACTTCAAAATCTGTTGTAGCAGTAGAAGAAAAGTCTAAAAAGTAA